A region of Pyxidicoccus parkwaysis DNA encodes the following proteins:
- a CDS encoding glucan biosynthesis protein yields MSLGHKWSAWLCAAVVATSGAASARQPSAPAKAGARMQQPFTAATVVERAKALAARPYQEPRSTLPEAYRTLSYDAYRDIRYRNDRALWREDGLPFQAQFFHPGFLFPVPVVVNVVEGGRAQAVRFSPDLYTYGSLVKPGPLAQADGFAGLRLTHPLNRKEHFDEVVSFLGASYFRALGQGNVYGLSARGLAIDTALPTRPEEFPAFRELWLERPVPGVDRVVVHALLDSPSVTGAYRFTLIPGARTVMEVEATLFARKAVEQLGIAPLTSMYQFGENDRGTFDDFRPEVHDSDGLFVWTQDGEHLWRPLQNPAHVNVSSFRAKGPRAFALLQRDTDFRSYEDLEARYERRPSAWVEPVGDWGSGTVKLVELPTANEAADNIVAFWVPDAPLTPDAPLRIAYRLHWGAESPWAASGSVVTATRVAAGETAGARRFVLDFSRSPRPGDGPVEAVVTASKGQVLHTTVRPNESSGGWRATFELLPDGGAPVELRAYLRRDSETLTETWSYLWIP; encoded by the coding sequence ATGTCGTTGGGGCACAAGTGGAGCGCGTGGCTGTGCGCGGCGGTGGTGGCCACCAGTGGGGCCGCCAGCGCGAGGCAGCCCTCCGCCCCCGCGAAGGCCGGAGCACGGATGCAGCAGCCCTTCACCGCCGCCACCGTGGTGGAGCGCGCGAAGGCGCTCGCCGCGCGACCCTACCAGGAGCCCCGCTCCACGCTGCCCGAGGCGTACCGCACCCTCTCCTACGACGCGTACCGGGACATCCGCTACCGCAACGACAGGGCGCTGTGGCGCGAGGACGGGCTGCCCTTCCAGGCGCAGTTCTTCCACCCCGGCTTCCTCTTCCCGGTGCCCGTCGTGGTGAATGTGGTGGAGGGCGGCCGCGCGCAAGCCGTGCGCTTCTCGCCGGACCTCTACACGTACGGCTCGCTGGTGAAGCCGGGCCCGCTGGCGCAGGCGGACGGCTTCGCGGGACTGCGCCTCACGCACCCGCTCAACCGGAAGGAGCACTTCGACGAGGTGGTGTCCTTCCTCGGCGCCAGCTACTTCCGCGCGCTGGGCCAGGGCAACGTGTACGGCCTGTCCGCGCGCGGGCTCGCCATCGACACCGCGCTGCCCACGCGCCCGGAGGAGTTCCCCGCGTTCCGTGAGCTGTGGCTGGAGCGCCCGGTGCCCGGCGTGGACCGCGTGGTGGTGCACGCGCTGCTCGACAGCCCGAGCGTCACCGGCGCGTACCGCTTCACCCTCATCCCCGGTGCGCGCACGGTGATGGAGGTGGAGGCCACGCTCTTCGCGCGCAAGGCCGTGGAGCAGCTCGGCATTGCCCCGCTGACGAGCATGTACCAGTTCGGCGAGAACGACCGGGGCACCTTCGACGACTTCCGCCCCGAGGTGCACGACTCGGACGGCCTCTTCGTGTGGACGCAGGACGGCGAGCATCTCTGGCGCCCCTTGCAGAACCCCGCGCACGTCAACGTGTCCAGCTTCCGGGCGAAGGGCCCGCGCGCCTTCGCGCTCCTGCAGCGCGACACGGACTTCCGCAGCTACGAGGACCTGGAGGCCCGCTACGAGCGCCGCCCCAGCGCGTGGGTGGAGCCCGTGGGCGACTGGGGCTCGGGCACGGTGAAGCTGGTGGAGCTGCCCACGGCGAACGAGGCGGCCGACAACATCGTCGCCTTCTGGGTGCCGGACGCGCCGCTGACGCCCGACGCGCCGCTGCGGATTGCGTACCGCCTGCACTGGGGCGCCGAGTCGCCGTGGGCTGCGTCGGGCTCCGTCGTCACCGCCACGCGCGTGGCCGCGGGCGAGACGGCGGGCGCGCGGCGCTTCGTGCTGGACTTCTCGCGCTCGCCCCGGCCTGGCGACGGCCCGGTGGAGGCCGTCGTCACCGCCTCGAAGGGGCAGGTGCTGCACACCACCGTGCGCCCGAATGAGTCCTCCGGCGGCTGGCGCGCCACCTTCGAGCTGCTGCCCGACGGCGGCGCTCCCGTCGAACTTCGCGCGTACCTGAGACGCGATTCCGAGACCCTCACCGAGACCTGGAGCTACCTGTGGATTCCGTGA
- a CDS encoding PAS domain S-box protein: protein MRVLIVTQGGVDLAPLEARLRERGHNIVTAARDAEVPAVWRSGDCALVVVDVHGPASPLPLLRALRSLPGGVEAVVMLLGPRASLGALHAAVEAGADEVLAWPPDAAEMELRLDLAERRFTRRHSRTAVPNGDELRDSLLSVSPVPTSITTMTDGRIVAANEAYFQAFGYSRDEVIGRTTVDLRLWARPFDRAQVVERLKRHGAVRGVDAQYHTRTGELRHTLLFMGLVPYNGSPHIISFFPDITPLKRAEEELRRSEVSFRTLIENLPDLMAVFDKGAHVRYANPRTAAALGYSDMRELIGKHISDIIPAEDFVSADKRMHEALNTGRAALQERRLLRKDGTVIHVESTTFPLAFDGVDSIVSVSHDLTERHQMQARLLLAERMASVGTLAAGVAHEINNPLAYLTANLAFAREELNALLSNWMDALDPRAAGAVADAQSALAEAQQGAERVRTIVRDLKTFSRVDSADNTDVDVRQVLESTLNLATTEIRHRARLVKQFDAVPPVRANESRLGQVFLNLLVNAAQAIPGGAPDRHEIRVATRVGPHGRVVVEVTDTGVGIASEHLPRLFDPFFTTKEPGVGTGLGLSICHSLVASLAGEIHVESEPGRGSTFRVVLPASKPAEAPAQAPPPATPSGERRGRLLVVDDEPLVVTALGRTLRPHHDVTLSTRAQEALERIEAGERFDVVFCDLMMPGMSGMDFYSALQERYPEQARCVVFLTGGAVTQQARAFLESVPSPHLEKPFAGRELLSLVQERLRRASAP from the coding sequence ATGCGGGTCCTGATCGTCACCCAGGGAGGTGTGGACCTGGCGCCACTGGAGGCCCGGCTGCGGGAGCGGGGTCACAACATCGTCACGGCCGCGCGTGACGCCGAGGTGCCGGCCGTCTGGCGCTCGGGCGACTGCGCGCTGGTGGTGGTGGACGTCCACGGCCCCGCGTCTCCCCTTCCCCTGCTGCGCGCCCTGCGCAGCCTGCCCGGCGGCGTGGAGGCCGTGGTGATGCTGCTGGGGCCGCGCGCGTCGCTGGGCGCCCTGCACGCCGCCGTCGAGGCCGGCGCGGATGAAGTGCTGGCCTGGCCGCCGGACGCCGCGGAAATGGAGCTGCGGCTGGACCTGGCCGAGCGCCGCTTCACCCGCCGCCACAGCCGCACCGCCGTGCCCAATGGCGACGAGCTGCGGGACAGCCTGCTGTCGGTGTCCCCCGTCCCCACGTCGATTACGACGATGACGGACGGACGCATCGTCGCGGCGAACGAGGCCTACTTCCAGGCCTTCGGCTACTCGCGCGACGAAGTCATTGGCCGCACCACGGTGGACCTGCGCCTGTGGGCGCGCCCCTTCGACAGGGCCCAGGTGGTGGAGCGGCTGAAGCGGCACGGCGCGGTGCGCGGCGTGGACGCGCAGTACCACACGCGCACGGGCGAGCTGCGGCACACGCTGCTCTTCATGGGCCTGGTGCCCTACAACGGCTCGCCGCACATCATCTCCTTCTTCCCGGACATCACCCCGCTCAAGCGCGCGGAGGAGGAGCTGCGCCGCTCCGAGGTGAGCTTCCGCACCCTCATCGAGAACCTGCCGGACCTGATGGCCGTCTTCGACAAGGGCGCGCACGTGCGCTACGCCAACCCCAGGACGGCCGCCGCGCTGGGCTACTCGGACATGCGAGAGCTCATCGGCAAGCACATCTCCGACATCATCCCCGCGGAGGACTTCGTCTCGGCGGACAAGCGCATGCACGAGGCGCTGAACACCGGCCGCGCCGCGCTCCAGGAGCGGCGCCTGCTGCGCAAGGACGGCACCGTCATCCACGTGGAGTCCACCACCTTCCCCCTCGCCTTCGACGGCGTGGACTCCATCGTCTCCGTCTCGCACGACCTCACCGAGCGCCACCAGATGCAGGCGCGCCTGCTGCTCGCCGAGCGCATGGCGTCGGTGGGCACGCTCGCGGCCGGCGTGGCGCACGAAATCAACAACCCGCTGGCGTACCTCACCGCCAACCTCGCCTTCGCGCGCGAGGAGCTCAACGCGCTGTTGTCCAACTGGATGGACGCGCTGGACCCGAGGGCCGCGGGCGCGGTGGCGGACGCGCAGTCCGCGCTCGCCGAGGCCCAGCAGGGCGCGGAGCGGGTGCGCACCATCGTCCGGGACTTGAAGACGTTCAGCCGCGTGGACTCGGCGGACAACACGGACGTGGACGTGCGGCAGGTGCTGGAGTCCACGCTCAACCTGGCGACCACCGAAATCCGCCACCGGGCGCGGCTGGTGAAGCAGTTCGACGCGGTGCCCCCCGTGCGCGCCAACGAGTCGCGCCTGGGCCAGGTGTTCCTCAACCTCCTCGTCAACGCCGCGCAGGCCATTCCGGGCGGCGCGCCGGACCGGCACGAAATCCGCGTGGCCACGCGCGTGGGCCCCCACGGCCGCGTGGTGGTGGAGGTGACGGACACCGGCGTGGGCATCGCCTCCGAGCACCTGCCCCGCCTGTTCGACCCCTTCTTCACCACGAAGGAGCCGGGCGTCGGCACCGGGCTCGGACTGTCCATCTGTCACAGCCTGGTGGCGTCGCTGGCCGGTGAAATCCACGTGGAGAGCGAGCCCGGCCGCGGCTCCACCTTCCGCGTCGTCCTGCCCGCGTCGAAGCCGGCCGAGGCCCCTGCCCAGGCCCCACCGCCCGCAACGCCCTCCGGCGAGCGGCGCGGCCGGCTGCTGGTGGTGGACGACGAGCCGCTCGTCGTCACCGCGCTGGGCCGCACGCTCCGTCCCCACCACGACGTCACGCTGTCCACGCGCGCCCAGGAGGCGCTGGAGCGAATCGAAGCGGGCGAGCGCTTCGACGTCGTCTTCTGCGACCTCATGATGCCGGGCATGAGCGGCATGGACTTCTACTCGGCCCTGCAGGAGCGCTACCCCGAGCAGGCCCGGTGCGTGGTGTTCCTCACCGGCGGCGCCGTCACCCAGCAGGCCCGCGCCTTCCTGGAGTCCGTCCCCAGCCCCCACCTGGAGAAGCCCTTCGCCGGGCGGGAGCTGCTGTCCCTGGTCCAGGAGCGCCTGCGCCGCGCCTCCGCGCCGTAG
- a CDS encoding DUF2378 family protein, producing MERRGLNEPALEPRRPPPMPVQVPRRNFEGLFTHALKPTGGFAQSLRDIGYDAEAAQEYYPLAVWRAALGVARRYAFAGEPSEVANRGLGHKYVEGFAQTLVGRIFATAAPLLGTERCLTRLPTYLKAGREDMKMLLEPVQAHEWRIRVVDPDPLPDFVAGVVEGVLRRTRVTPRVDVLERHPTGYVLRVEWDEH from the coding sequence ATGGAACGGAGGGGATTGAACGAGCCTGCCCTGGAGCCGAGGCGGCCTCCTCCCATGCCCGTGCAGGTGCCGAGGCGGAACTTCGAGGGGCTCTTCACGCATGCGCTGAAGCCCACGGGGGGCTTCGCCCAGTCGCTGCGTGACATCGGCTACGACGCGGAGGCCGCGCAGGAGTACTACCCGCTGGCGGTGTGGCGGGCGGCGCTGGGGGTGGCGCGGCGGTACGCCTTCGCCGGGGAGCCCTCCGAGGTCGCCAACCGGGGCCTGGGGCACAAGTACGTGGAGGGTTTCGCGCAGACGCTGGTGGGGCGCATCTTCGCCACGGCGGCGCCGCTGCTGGGCACGGAGCGGTGCCTGACGCGGCTGCCCACGTACCTCAAGGCGGGCCGCGAGGACATGAAGATGCTGCTGGAGCCGGTGCAGGCGCACGAGTGGCGGATACGCGTGGTGGACCCGGATCCGCTGCCGGACTTCGTGGCGGGCGTGGTGGAGGGCGTGCTGCGCCGCACCCGGGTGACTCCCCGGGTAGACGTGCTGGAGCGCCACCCCACCGGCTACGTCCTGCGCGTGGAGTGGGACGAGCACTGA
- the uvrA gene encoding excinuclease ABC subunit UvrA has protein sequence MHKTHLVGARTHNLKDLSVDLAEGEFVCITGVSGAGKSSLALDTLYAEGQRRFVESFSPYARQFLERLERPPMDALEPVAAGVAVDRRAPVKSSRSTVATLADVEPYLSALFTREAVPVCPTCGVEAVRTDARVAAAAVIREHPDAQAVLTFPVRIPDTAAFLDVRARLLKDGYHRLVVQGEVKELESLKPSEATDPAGVARVVVDRVKLTDAQLSRVTQALEDAWARGDGEALAFIPGQAPHRLRRGLVCPKCAKEFEPARPGLFSYQSPVGACAACRGFGRTIGIDWGKVIPNPSLSLSKGAIRPWSGQSTTWERDMLHRWCRAQGIPWDAPWATLTPAQREMVLEGEGDYHGGRAYPGVRAWFRWMEGRTYKMHVRVLLARYRAYSLCESCGGARLNEQARAYRVGGLDLPSWHGLELTDALSRLEALKTTTGQGDLARRELAGRLRYLQRVGLGYLTLDRPARTLSGGEAQRVSLTAALGTSLTGALFVLDEPTVGLHPGDVPPLTEAIAELAERGNIALVIEHDPLVIRSAHRVLELGPGAGKQGGRLVFDGTPEALAKKPDLPTGRMLAGSGETKRTPRERKGELVVKGAREHNLKRLSVRVPLGVLCAITGPSGSGKSTLMDEVLYRHLARRLNVKDVEAPGAVDALEGMEAVEAVTFVDQSPLGRTSRGNAATYTKAWDRMRERFAAEPDAEVRGLTAAHFSFNVDKGRCEACSGEGYETVEMQFLADVALLCAACRGRRFKEDVLAVRHQGFSVAQVLEMTVDEVLQHFGDDAALKRTLGPAARLGLGYLPLGQPLSTLSGGEAQRLKLARALASEAKGTLFLIDEPSAGLHAEDVRHVIAALHELVDRGASVIVVDHDVSVMKGSDWVIDLGPVGGRDGGRLVAEGTPDAVARADGATAKALRGEHRPLGRSVKLRRPGKDAVPAIEVEHAREHNLKDVSCRIPLGKMTVVTGPSGSGKSSLVFDVVFAEGQRRFLETLSPYARQFLPTMPRPDVERIGSLPPSVALEQRTSRAGATSTVATVTEVAHYLRLLFAKLGEPHCPEDDSPIASTTPDVLYAQLTAMKGEGTVLAPAVRSRKGTYLDVFAAAARGGISQAIVDGKLSSTDDPPRLAKTREHDIDLVMYEGKLSKLPRDVFDKALGWGQGALKVSGGKGETLLSTERTCPKCGTAVPELDPRWFSFNTKQGRCESCEGTGVQGGPEALAEGEVAPCRTCGGSRLAPVPRGVRLESARYHEVVQQSVAAALARVRGWKFKGDRALIGEQSRQELLRRLEFLERVGLGYLSLDRNAASLSGGEMQRLRLSAQLGAGLTGAMYVLDEPTIGLHPRDTHRLLDNLRALVATGSTVLVVEHDSDTIRAADHLLDLGPTGGRGGGHILAEGAPDVVLEGESPTATALRAAQVRPPSGRGEAKQWLELKGARANNLKRVDLKLPIGRLNVVSGVSGSGKSTLIRQVLYPALREALDRVTVKPGAFDSLRGVEPIKRVLSVDQSPIGRTPRSVPATFLGIWDELRRVFAATPEAKIRGFTATRFSFNSAQGGRCTACEGQGSISHEMSFLPDVVTPCEACNGARFDAATLEVRYNGLTIGDVLRLSADEAKDVFKALPRVAAPLACLSDLGVGYLQLGQGSNTLSGGEAQRLKLAAELTATARHEPTLYVLDEPTTGLHVGDVEKLITFMGRLVDRGDTLVVIEHHPSVIGAADHVVELGPEGGEEGGHIVATGTPREVAKLKTPTGRVLKSLFSSEDTRPRAAARRA, from the coding sequence ATGCACAAGACCCACCTCGTAGGCGCCCGCACGCACAACCTGAAGGACCTCTCCGTGGACCTCGCGGAAGGGGAGTTCGTCTGCATCACCGGCGTCTCCGGAGCGGGCAAGTCCAGCCTGGCGCTGGACACCCTGTATGCGGAGGGACAGCGGCGCTTCGTGGAGAGCTTCAGCCCGTATGCCCGGCAGTTCCTCGAGCGGCTGGAGCGGCCGCCCATGGACGCGCTCGAGCCCGTGGCCGCTGGAGTGGCGGTGGACCGGCGGGCCCCGGTGAAGAGCTCGCGCTCCACGGTGGCGACGCTGGCGGACGTGGAGCCGTACCTCTCCGCGCTCTTCACGCGCGAGGCGGTGCCGGTGTGCCCCACGTGCGGCGTGGAGGCGGTGCGCACGGACGCGCGCGTGGCGGCGGCGGCCGTCATCCGCGAGCACCCGGACGCGCAGGCGGTGCTCACCTTCCCGGTGCGCATCCCCGACACGGCGGCGTTCCTGGACGTGCGCGCGCGGCTGCTGAAGGACGGCTACCACCGGCTGGTGGTGCAGGGCGAGGTGAAGGAGTTGGAGTCGCTCAAGCCCTCCGAGGCCACGGACCCGGCGGGCGTGGCGCGCGTGGTGGTGGACCGCGTGAAGCTGACGGACGCGCAGTTGTCGCGCGTGACGCAGGCGCTGGAGGACGCGTGGGCGCGAGGGGACGGTGAGGCGCTGGCCTTCATCCCCGGACAGGCGCCGCACCGGCTGCGGCGCGGCCTGGTGTGTCCGAAGTGCGCGAAGGAGTTCGAGCCCGCGAGGCCCGGCCTCTTCAGCTACCAGTCCCCGGTGGGCGCCTGCGCGGCGTGCCGGGGCTTCGGGCGCACCATCGGCATCGACTGGGGGAAGGTGATTCCCAACCCGTCGCTGAGCCTGTCGAAGGGCGCCATCCGCCCGTGGTCCGGCCAGTCCACCACGTGGGAGCGCGACATGCTCCACCGCTGGTGCCGCGCGCAGGGCATTCCCTGGGACGCGCCGTGGGCCACGCTGACGCCCGCGCAGCGGGAGATGGTGCTGGAGGGCGAGGGTGACTACCACGGCGGCCGCGCGTACCCGGGCGTGCGCGCGTGGTTCCGGTGGATGGAGGGCCGCACGTACAAGATGCACGTGCGCGTGCTGCTGGCCCGCTACCGCGCGTACTCGCTCTGCGAGAGCTGCGGCGGCGCGCGCCTCAACGAGCAGGCCCGGGCGTATCGCGTGGGCGGGCTCGACCTACCCTCGTGGCACGGGCTGGAGCTGACGGACGCGCTCTCGCGCCTGGAGGCGCTGAAGACGACCACCGGGCAGGGCGACCTCGCGCGGCGCGAGCTGGCGGGGCGCCTGCGCTATCTGCAGCGCGTGGGCCTGGGCTACCTCACGTTGGACCGGCCCGCGCGCACGCTGTCGGGCGGCGAGGCGCAGCGCGTGTCCCTCACGGCGGCGCTGGGCACGTCGCTCACCGGTGCGCTCTTCGTGCTGGACGAGCCCACCGTGGGTCTGCACCCGGGGGACGTGCCGCCGCTGACGGAGGCCATCGCCGAGCTGGCGGAGCGGGGCAACATCGCGCTCGTCATCGAGCATGACCCGCTGGTCATCCGCTCCGCGCACCGCGTGCTGGAGCTGGGCCCGGGGGCGGGGAAGCAGGGTGGAAGGCTCGTGTTCGACGGCACCCCGGAGGCGCTGGCGAAGAAGCCGGACCTCCCCACGGGCCGGATGCTCGCGGGAAGCGGCGAGACGAAGCGCACGCCGCGCGAACGCAAGGGCGAGCTGGTGGTGAAGGGCGCGCGCGAGCACAACCTGAAGCGCCTGTCCGTGCGCGTGCCGCTGGGCGTGCTGTGCGCGATTACGGGGCCGAGCGGCTCGGGCAAGAGCACGCTGATGGACGAGGTGCTCTACCGGCACCTCGCGCGCCGGCTGAACGTGAAGGACGTGGAGGCCCCGGGCGCGGTGGATGCGCTGGAGGGCATGGAGGCGGTGGAGGCCGTCACCTTCGTGGACCAGTCCCCGCTGGGGCGCACGTCGCGCGGCAACGCGGCCACGTACACCAAGGCGTGGGACCGGATGCGCGAGCGCTTCGCCGCGGAGCCGGACGCCGAGGTGCGCGGCCTCACCGCGGCGCACTTCTCCTTCAACGTGGACAAGGGCCGCTGCGAGGCGTGCTCGGGCGAGGGCTACGAGACGGTGGAGATGCAGTTCCTCGCGGACGTGGCGCTTCTGTGCGCGGCGTGCCGGGGACGGCGCTTCAAGGAGGACGTGCTCGCCGTCCGCCACCAGGGCTTCAGCGTGGCGCAGGTGCTGGAGATGACGGTGGACGAGGTGCTCCAGCACTTCGGTGACGACGCGGCCCTGAAGCGCACGCTGGGCCCGGCGGCGCGGCTGGGCCTGGGCTATCTGCCGCTGGGACAGCCGCTGTCCACGCTGTCCGGCGGCGAGGCGCAGCGCTTGAAGCTGGCGCGTGCGCTGGCCAGCGAGGCGAAGGGCACGCTCTTCCTCATCGACGAGCCCAGCGCCGGCCTCCACGCGGAGGACGTGCGCCACGTCATTGCCGCGCTGCACGAGCTGGTGGACCGGGGCGCGAGCGTCATCGTCGTGGACCATGACGTGTCGGTGATGAAGGGCTCGGACTGGGTGATTGATTTGGGCCCGGTAGGCGGGCGCGATGGCGGCCGGCTCGTGGCCGAGGGCACGCCAGACGCGGTGGCCCGCGCGGACGGCGCCACCGCGAAGGCGCTGCGTGGCGAGCACCGGCCCCTGGGGCGCTCGGTGAAGCTGCGCCGTCCGGGGAAGGACGCGGTGCCCGCAATCGAAGTGGAGCACGCGCGCGAGCACAACCTGAAGGACGTGTCGTGCCGGATTCCTCTCGGCAAGATGACTGTCGTCACGGGGCCGAGCGGCTCGGGCAAGAGCTCGCTGGTGTTCGACGTGGTGTTCGCGGAGGGCCAGCGGCGCTTCCTGGAGACGCTGAGCCCGTACGCGCGCCAATTCCTCCCGACGATGCCCCGGCCGGACGTGGAGCGCATCGGCTCGCTGCCGCCGTCGGTGGCACTGGAGCAGCGCACCTCGCGCGCGGGCGCCACCAGCACCGTGGCCACCGTCACCGAGGTGGCGCACTACCTGCGGCTCCTCTTCGCCAAGCTGGGTGAGCCGCACTGCCCCGAGGACGACTCGCCCATCGCCTCCACCACGCCGGACGTGCTCTATGCACAGCTCACGGCGATGAAGGGCGAGGGCACCGTGCTGGCTCCGGCGGTGCGCTCGCGCAAGGGCACGTACCTGGACGTCTTCGCCGCCGCCGCGCGCGGGGGGATTTCGCAGGCGATTGTGGACGGGAAGCTCTCGTCCACGGATGACCCGCCGCGCCTGGCGAAGACGCGCGAGCACGACATCGACCTCGTCATGTACGAGGGCAAGCTGTCCAAGCTGCCGCGCGACGTGTTCGACAAGGCGCTGGGCTGGGGCCAGGGCGCGCTGAAGGTGAGTGGCGGGAAGGGCGAGACGCTGCTGTCCACCGAGCGCACCTGCCCGAAGTGCGGCACCGCCGTGCCGGAATTGGACCCGCGCTGGTTCTCCTTCAACACGAAGCAGGGCCGCTGCGAGTCGTGCGAGGGCACCGGCGTGCAGGGCGGTCCGGAGGCCCTGGCCGAGGGTGAGGTTGCGCCGTGCCGCACGTGCGGCGGCAGCCGGCTGGCCCCGGTGCCTCGCGGCGTGCGGCTGGAGTCCGCGCGCTACCACGAGGTGGTGCAGCAGTCCGTGGCCGCGGCGCTGGCTCGCGTGCGCGGGTGGAAGTTCAAGGGGGACAGGGCGCTGATTGGCGAGCAATCCCGCCAGGAGCTGCTGCGCCGCCTGGAGTTCCTGGAGCGCGTGGGCCTGGGCTACCTGTCGCTGGACCGCAACGCGGCCTCGCTGTCGGGCGGAGAGATGCAGCGGCTGCGCCTGTCCGCGCAGCTCGGCGCGGGGCTCACCGGCGCCATGTACGTGCTGGACGAGCCCACCATCGGCCTGCACCCGCGCGACACGCACCGGCTGCTGGACAACCTGCGCGCGCTGGTGGCCACGGGCTCCACGGTGCTGGTGGTGGAGCACGACTCGGACACCATCCGCGCGGCGGACCACCTGCTGGACCTGGGGCCCACGGGCGGGCGCGGCGGCGGGCACATCCTCGCGGAGGGCGCGCCGGACGTGGTGCTGGAGGGCGAGTCGCCCACGGCCACCGCGCTGAGGGCCGCGCAGGTGCGGCCCCCGTCCGGACGTGGCGAGGCGAAGCAGTGGCTGGAGCTGAAGGGCGCGCGCGCCAACAACCTCAAGCGCGTGGACCTGAAGCTCCCGATTGGCCGGCTCAACGTCGTGTCCGGTGTGTCCGGCTCGGGGAAGAGCACGCTCATCCGGCAGGTGCTGTACCCGGCGCTGCGCGAGGCGTTGGATCGCGTCACCGTGAAGCCCGGCGCGTTCGACTCGCTGCGCGGGGTGGAGCCCATCAAGCGTGTGCTGTCGGTGGACCAATCGCCCATCGGCCGCACGCCGCGCTCGGTGCCGGCCACGTTCCTGGGCATCTGGGACGAGCTGCGGCGCGTCTTCGCGGCCACGCCCGAGGCGAAGATTCGCGGCTTCACCGCGACGCGCTTCTCGTTCAACTCGGCGCAGGGCGGCCGCTGCACCGCGTGCGAGGGGCAGGGCTCCATCTCCCACGAGATGTCCTTCCTCCCGGACGTGGTGACTCCGTGCGAGGCGTGCAACGGCGCGCGCTTCGACGCGGCCACGCTGGAGGTCCGCTACAACGGGCTCACCATCGGCGACGTGCTCCGGCTGTCCGCCGACGAGGCGAAGGATGTCTTCAAGGCGCTGCCCCGCGTGGCCGCGCCGCTGGCGTGCCTGTCGGACCTCGGCGTCGGCTACCTGCAGCTCGGCCAGGGCTCCAACACCCTGTCCGGCGGCGAGGCGCAGCGGCTGAAGCTGGCCGCGGAGCTGACGGCCACCGCGCGGCACGAGCCCACGCTGTACGTGCTCGACGAGCCCACCACGGGCCTGCACGTCGGCGACGTGGAGAAGCTGATTACGTTCATGGGCCGGCTGGTGGACCGCGGCGACACGCTGGTGGTCATCGAGCACCACCCGTCCGTCATCGGCGCGGCGGACCACGTCGTGGAATTGGGGCCCGAGGGTGGTGAGGAAGGCGGCCACATCGTCGCGACGGGCACGCCGCGTGAAGTGGCGAAGCTGAAGACGCCCACCGGGCGGGTGCTCAAGTCACTGTTTTCCAGTGAGGACACTCGGCCCCGGGCGGCGGCGAGAAGGGCGTGA
- a CDS encoding S1 family peptidase: MFEDPDRTPPRDALVQASPSLVVLEVDGRTASAFVATAEGHLVTSLHAVAGARSIGAVMADGVRSEVVQVVALDERRDLAVLRLPVPDMVPALALSPQRLPAEGESVYVLRAVAGPAPEVRALEVRAVQVLGDWLTLLELTRTLAEESSGGPVLDARGEVVGVATAALANGRSLGLVIPSRYVMPMLRSTATAPLSVLEAPRRRAGRVRNVPQHPLTVLEGASMGAVESIASTLGQAINVGAPAYNRGDVEGCYRLYARTAEQLIDERGDCPGAQRALRDGLLRCVELSDADDRAWALRDAFDGLLDVIQRWLASRPQAPSGRKPPPKQFLN, translated from the coding sequence ATGTTCGAGGACCCCGATAGGACGCCGCCCCGGGACGCGCTCGTCCAGGCCTCCCCGTCGCTGGTGGTGCTCGAAGTGGACGGGCGCACCGCGTCCGCCTTCGTGGCCACCGCGGAGGGCCACCTCGTCACCAGCCTCCACGCGGTGGCCGGCGCGCGCAGCATCGGCGCGGTGATGGCGGACGGCGTGCGCTCGGAGGTGGTGCAGGTGGTGGCGCTGGACGAACGCAGAGACCTCGCCGTCCTCCGGCTGCCGGTGCCGGACATGGTGCCCGCGCTGGCGCTGTCCCCGCAGCGGCTGCCCGCCGAGGGAGAGAGCGTCTACGTCCTGCGCGCGGTGGCCGGCCCGGCCCCCGAGGTCCGCGCGCTGGAGGTGCGCGCGGTGCAGGTGCTGGGGGACTGGCTCACCCTGCTGGAGCTCACACGCACCCTCGCCGAGGAGAGCTCGGGCGGCCCGGTGCTGGACGCGCGCGGCGAGGTGGTGGGCGTGGCCACGGCGGCGCTGGCCAATGGCCGCTCACTGGGGCTGGTGATTCCGTCCCGCTACGTGATGCCCATGCTCCGGAGCACCGCGACGGCGCCGCTGTCCGTGCTGGAGGCGCCGCGCCGGCGCGCGGGCCGCGTGCGCAACGTCCCGCAGCACCCGCTGACCGTGCTGGAGGGCGCGTCCATGGGCGCGGTGGAGTCCATCGCCAGCACCCTGGGCCAGGCCATCAACGTGGGCGCCCCGGCCTACAACCGGGGCGACGTGGAGGGCTGCTACCGGCTCTACGCCCGCACCGCCGAGCAGCTCATCGACGAGCGCGGCGACTGCCCCGGCGCCCAGCGCGCGCTGCGCGACGGGCTCCTGCGCTGCGTGGAGTTGAGCGACGCGGATGACCGGGCCTGGGCGCTGCGAGACGCCTTCGATGGGCTGCTGGACGTCATCCAGCGCTGGCTCGCGTCCCGGCCCCAGGCGCCTTCGGGACGCAAGCCTCCGCCGAAGCAATTCCTCAACTGA